From one Physeter macrocephalus isolate SW-GA chromosome 18, ASM283717v5, whole genome shotgun sequence genomic stretch:
- the LOC102973944 gene encoding HLA class II histocompatibility antigen, DR alpha chain yields MAIIGVPIPGFFITVLIGLQESWAITEDHVIIQAEFSLAPDQSSEFMFDFDGDEIFHVDLEKKETVWRLKEFGNFASFQAQGALANIAVGKANLDILIKRSNHTPNTNVPPEVTVLSNTPVELGEPNILICFIDKFSPPVINVTWLQNGKPVTTGVSETVFLPRDDHLFRKFHYLPFVPSTEDVYDCKVEHWGLEEPLLKHWEYEAPTPLPETTENVVCALGLIVALVGIVIGTIFIIKGVRKGNVVEHRGPL; encoded by the exons ATGGCCATAATTGGAGTCCCAATACCAGGATTTTTCATTACCGTCCTGATAGGCCTTCAGGAATCATGGGCTATCACAG AGGATCATGTGATCATCCAGGCTGAGTTCTCTCTGGCCCCTGACCAATCAAGCGAGTTTATGTTTGACTTTGATGGTGATGAGATTTTCCACGTGgatttggaaaagaaagagacagtGTGGCGGCTTAAAGAATTTGGAAATTTTGCCAGCTTTCAGGCTCAGGGTGCATTGGCCAATATTGCTGTGGGAAAAGCCAACCTGGACATCCTGATAAAGCGCTCCAACCACACCCCAAACACCAATG TACCTCCAGAAGTGACTGTGCTCTCAAACACCCCTGTGGAACTGGGAGAGCCCAACATCCTCATCTGTTTCATCGACAAGTTTTCTCCACCAGTGATCAATGTCACGTGGCTTCAAAATGGCAAACCTGTCACCACAGGAGTGTCAGAGACAGTCTTCCTACCCAGGGATGACCACCTTTTCCGCAAGTTTCACTACCTCCCCTTCGTGCCCTCAACCGAGGATGTCTATGACTGCAAGGTGGAACACTGGGGTTTGGAGGAGCCTCTTCTCAAGCACTGGG AGTATGAAGCTCCAACGCCCCTCCCAGAGACCACAGAGAATGTGGTGTGCGCCCTGGGCCTGATTGTGGCTCTGGTGGGCATCGTTATTGGAACCATCTTCATCATCAAGGGCGTGCGCAAAGGCAACGTTGTTGAACACCGAGGGCCTCTGTGA